One Drosophila teissieri strain GT53w chromosome X, Prin_Dtei_1.1, whole genome shotgun sequence genomic window, CTCGCGTATGTCCCTCTGTCGCTTTTTCAGCCCTCCGATTTTTCCTCGGCGGAAAAGCTTCAGTAAAATTTGTAAACGTGTTTATCTTGTTTCGCCCCTGTCCTTTTGGtcttcgtgtgtgtgtgtaaagtaAGCTTATGAGTGGTTAGATGGGCGGTAAAGTgtgtggaaaagtgggcggggcagctGGATAAGCTGGGAGGAAAAATGAGAACTGGGGATCCCAGACAGCACAataacatttgcatttgtctgAGGTGTAATTCCTAAGCTTTATGGCAAACAATATTATTACTGCCGGAATTGCTGCATTTCATTTAGTCAACTTTTAAGAGCAAATGAAACCAGCTAAATGTTTATGGCTCAACTGATTAGTCCGGAAAACAACTGAGGATTTTCGGAGTCCTCTTGCAGTGGCGACTGCCAAGTGAAATGGGACaatttaaatctttaaaattaTCTTCTATATTTATTGCGACCTCTGAGTCTCTTATATTTTCCCATATTAAAGATAGGTTATTGTAGGTAGTCAATGCAACTATTTTAAAGTCGCACACAACtttgtgaaaatatatatcagGAAATTTctagtttcttatttttgaaataatttccGTTGGGAACATCTTTGGAATTCTGAATAATTCCTAATTACCCAGAAGTTGCACGCCATTCAACCTTTTACGTACCAATTTGCCAATGTCCTCGGTAGAGAATGAAAATGTGTCTTTTCCTATCTAGGAAAATTGCACCTCAAAGGGCACAGaatttcgaaatattttcCCGCACAGAGGGGCCATTTGCGAGTCCCTCTCCGAAAGGGGAAAGATATGAGTCCGACTTTATGAACCCGTCGCCGGGCTCTTCGGGTTTATATTCGCTTTTTAGAGTAGAGGGGGCCACGCATTTGGTGTGTAGGGGTTCTAGGGGGGGGCAAAGGGGCAAAGAAGTGGTCAAAGCCTTCGAGTCAAGTGCTTATCAGTTGAGGGGGCGGTGCAGAGAGGGGGTGGGACAGAAAATGGGCAAGGCTTCAAAACAACTGGACTGACTGCACTTTATGGTTCATTTTGCATGCCTCAGATGAGCCGAGGCCTGGACCCCGAAACCCagacaaaacacaaaaaaaaaacaaaaaaaaagcaaaaaattgaGCAAAAATCCAAAGGTTTCAGTTACATATAAGGATGAGGCACCGCTTTTCCTTAGCTTTTTTGCCAACACCCACCCAAACCCTTGTGACTATgcgttttggtatttttactGCGTTCCCATTTGCGAGACAgagaattttgagttgctttttcatttttaatgccaCATCTTGGTCGCTTGGACAATGTTTGCTAGGAGATGAGGAGGGGCTAAGGATGCTGAGGGGGGCTCTGCAGGACTTCAGGACTTGTGTGCCTTGTCCTTGCCTGCAGCGTTAAATTCTTgttaaaatattatgaaaaactttttgcaccaTTCTTTTTCTGCTTTAAAAGGAATCCAGCCAAAGAAATCTCTTCCCCTAGGCCTCTCAGATTTTTCAGAATTTTTTGGTTGCCAAGGTTGTTCGAGTGGCAAAAAAGAGCTCCAAACGATACCATATCAGTGTGCCCATGTAAGTTTTAtcaatttgtaaaataaatgtaataatttattcttcttctccttcggAGTTAAatctatttgtattttcttaaGTCCGTGTATATATTGATATGTATACAAACGgtaggtaaatatttataggtatataggtatatatttatattttgtcgAACCTCTTCGCTTTGTGATTAAAGAGTTTTTCAgtgcaattaaacaaatttcttaAGGGGAGACAGTTGAAGTGCGCAATTATTACAGTTGATTTCACCTGAATTGACGCGACTGCCGTTTGCTTTGAGTTAGGTCCTTAACCAAACACTTAATGGCGACCGCCCATGCATTCTGTACCTCCAGCTCAAGGCCCCCAATTTCACCCACGATTCACGGCCATGTCGCACCTAATTAGGCCAATTAAATTTAGCTGCAAATTACACACGTTAAATGTGTAAATTGGGCGGccaactgaaattgaaattaaatgcatgTCGCATGTGGCGCATCGCGTGCTGAAGCCAGATATCACctggattttgattttgatttggatttggtttcgGTTTAAACGGATGCACTGACCGCGCCCTCGGCGAAGGGATACTTAATTCGCAGGCAAAGTGGCGAGTGCAATAGTGTCACGAAAACAATTGCATTAATTCCCGTGGCTAAGTCATTACAGTGAGTTTACTGGTGGCcagcaataaaaatgcaactcTATACATTTGACCTTTGTGAAAATTACTGCACATAAATTACCAATTTGTTCACTTGattataacaaataataactATATGGTAATGTACTCGGGAATCCCTTTAAATCTGGCATTCCATTCTGACCTGTACTCTTAAGGTTTTTCGTATTTCCTTCCCTTATTTTGGGTCTCATCAATCAAATGCCGAACAAAAGCCGCTGGACTATTGAATTTAAACTGTCTCCGGATGTAAAGGTTTATTAgaaggaaaagggaaaacgtGCAAGAATCCCAAGCCCAATTAAACGTTGCTTTTGCAAAAAAGTCTCACTTTCGAAGTTggttttaattcaattaccGGCTTCTTGACTCAATTTCCGCATCCAGTAGCAACTCACCTGATTTGATGCCTCGAAATCGTTGGACAGTGGTAAACTTAAAAAAAGGAATGCCCGGAAAACACTTCGAAAAACTTGGGCacagaaaatattttagatgGTTTCTGCTTTCACTTTAAACTCGTTTAAGTATTTTGTTACCCTTTGcttgtttatattttaggTTTATTTCATATAGCACgtaaaaaaaatcaagaaaatttGTGAACTGCTAggacatttttgaaaaaacattacaatttttaacttGGATTTGCCCGGATCGAAATGCTATCCTTAGCCCGATTCCGTAGGGTCCTTTCCAGTCCGCCACACAACCGTCGGTCAGGACATTCGCCAGCGAACTACGCGCCATCCAAATCGAAACAGTCGCAAGTGGgcgcaaaaccaaaacacatgACGAAGATTGAGCCGAAGGACCCGAAGGATGTGACTCGAGTTGAGTGTTATGGAGCGTTGCCGCCTACGAAAGACACTCAGCATATTTCTGAActttttactattatttttcaatgaaATATGAGTACGAAAAAAGAATGAGtacaaattgtaatatttatatatattattattattattagtacAATCATGGAACGAGCTTTTCACCTTGTTcaaacaatataaaatactttaagatatgaatatatattgctaaaatatttttgacttAAAATGtaagattttaattattaaaatacaattatttatttaaaataagccatgctttaaaaagaatttttaattaaacctaTGTGCTTCTTACAACTTGTTTAACTCCTTTTCAGTGTTCCTACCGAAATCGAAAAGAACGCAACAGGCGCGTATGCAAATTCCCAAAGgagcaaaaaatatttgtaaacaaagCGGCTTCGTTTGCGAGCCGAAAGCGAACTTGAGCGCAAAAGCGGAAAACCCGAGCTCCGAGTAAGCGGCATGCTAAAGTGAAACTCAAATTTGAGTGACTTTCTTGTGAATGAAAGCGGATCTAAAACAGTATTGTTTTACATTCATACCTTAAGCTGAATTAATTATTTCCTGAAATCATTTCTGTGTCCTAGGAAATGTACTTTgaataaaatgtgcaaatatgAACCTAAATTTgcgaatttgtttattaatattttccgtTTGGCGCCCTAGCGATGGTACTTTTTGAACCGGCGGCGCGTGCAAAGTATCGATTAGTATGAGTGTAGTATATAACCATCGCAGTGGCAGTAAAAATACCACAGGTGTCACCACTGAATAGCGTACCTCGCTGATCCGGCAACTCCGCGAGAGCACGCGGcatattttcgtttattttttgtttgtcgcgggtattaatttgatttagaGCACATTTAATACATTGAAAATGAAACGATTAGCTGTGAGCGTGGACGGGGACACCAGGGAGTCTTTGGCCAAGAAGCAGTTGCAGTCCAAGGCCAATTCCCTGCTAAATGCCCAGAATGTGGACATCAAAACGCTTAAGGGATTCGTCCAATTGCTGGCAAGTTTTTCAAATTATGTATTAACTACGTTATTAATTCAAATTATCTTCGTGCAGAAGGATACGCCCGATAATATGCCAGCTGGCGAGGTGATGAATACACTCGAGGTGATATTCAAGAACCTGCTGAAACGAAAAGCCATCGAAGGCAATGAGAAGCAGGGGCTCAAAATCCAGGAGCTTTATGAGGAAACTTGGTTGCTCCTCATGGAAAATCTCCTGGTGGATTCGGAAAGTTCCGGGGCTCTAAAAGTGTGCATGCAGCTCATCAAAGTGGAGGCCAAGCATCCCATAGCACCCAAAAAGGGTTGGCCCGTCCACAGAATCCGCGGAATACTGGAAACCCTAATAAACGGCGATGCAACGCCCACAACCGCGCTGACAAACTATGGGAAGTACTGCAAAAACCTGGATGTATTGGAAATTACCCTCAAGCTATTGAAAAGTTTAGTGCCCAGTGAAGACTTCAAGGACAGCCCCATTAAGGCCATGAACTTCCTATCTATTGTAAACCTCTTGGATATGGGAAAGTCTGTGCTGAGCACGGCGGACTACCACGTGGAAAGCGCCAAAAATCAGAGTTTTAACTATGAGGAAAATCGCAAAAGACTGAATGAACTCTGGCTGACTATAATGGCCAAGGGCAACGAAGTGGACGAGAAGCTGCACCGTCAAATATTGGTGGTACTTCTGGAGCGTGTAATCAACCACCTGGAAGATCCCATCCAGCTGACCGACTTCCTCATGGACTCCCTGCACCAGTTTGGTTGGTCTTTTGTTTTAGAATCTCAACCGATCCTTTCTCACAACTGTTTTCCAACTTTTCAGATGGCCCCATTGCCTTGCTGGCCCTACAGGGTATCTTTACGCTTATGCAAAAGCAGAACATCACCTATCCGGATGTGTATGAGAAGCTGTACAACATGTTCTATCCCCGGATGTTCTACAACAAGTACAAGGCACGCCTGTTTTACCTGGCCGATATCTTCCTGACCTCCACTCACTTGCCAGAGAATCTGGTGGCGGCATTCGTGAAGCGTCTCGCCCGCTTGGCCCTGCAATCGCCCACCGAAGACGCAGTTATTATGATCCGATTCGTTTGCAACCTGTTATTGAGACATACTGGATTGCAGAAACTAATTCGTGCCAGTCATGCAGCGGATGAGGTCAGCGATCCTTACaacgaaacagaaacagatcCCGTAAAATCGAATGCGATAAACAGTTCGCTGTGGGAAATCACGCTGCTGCAGAAGCACGTTGTACCAGAGGTGGCCAATGCAGCCCGGTTCATCAACTCCTCGCTGCCCGTAATCGAATTCGATTTAGCACCTCTCCTGGATAGGAAGGAGTGCAATGTAAGCGGAGCAAATGAATGAATCTTTTAATATTGATTAATCTACACATTTTTCCCTTTTAGATTTTCGACGACGAATTACAGTCGAAGGCCAAGCAATTTGCTCTGAACTACGAGCGTCCCACCAATTTGGCTTTGCCCAAAAACGAATTCGTGACCAAATACTGGGACCTCATCTAGATTAGTGTTACTATGCTAAGTTTAAGCAGGATTAAAGTGCTGCCTGTTGTTGGGCTGCTGATGGGCCAACTCGGCCTGAAACCAATTTGCTGCTGAAATGTATCTAATGTTGCCAGGGGTCGGACTCTTCTTTAAGTTCATTTGATGCACCTTTGGCTGATTAAGTTGTCGAATCTCCGAGCAAGTGCGACACGGTCGGATCAAGGCGAAGTAAACACACTCGGCAATGGAGAGAAAGCTGAAGCCGAGGAACAAACCCATAAGACCTCCAACGCCAGCTGCAGGATTGTACGGATGTGTGAATTCTTGACTGAGAAACAGGTAATTGTTAACTCACATAGAAAATCGGAAAAGCCTATGAACTCGGTCTGCTTGTTTGCTCGGAAGGTCGGATCCTTGAAATACATATTCACCACCGCAACACTGCGCTCCACATAGGAATCGGTGAAGTTCCAGCCGCCATTCGAAGATGTCTCCCTAAAGCCGTCGTGCGAGATTCTCGTTGAATAGGCAGTTGCGGTGAAGGTGAGATCGAAACACGACGGCAGGCACTCGTCAAGACATGATTCCATCGCAACTATGGTTCTAAATCGAATAAGCTCAACACATTCCCTCTTGTGCGGCGGGCATATGGTATCGTTCGCGTTCAATCGGGGCATATAGAAGGTCACACAGCCGCAGTGGCGGATTAGCCAGCCGGAAAGGCACTCTGCCACGCAATTTCTCTGGGTGTAGTGGGCGAACCAGCGAAGTTTTAGCTCATTGTGGAATAAACAACGCCTGCTCCGACGGTCCACATTGCGTAGGTGCTTCTCCGTAACGATTTTGGTCGGATCTATGCGCAGTTTGGTCTCCATTCCGGGTGCCAATAGGACTCCGGTCTCGCGGACATTCGGCGATTCGTTCGGGCTGTGCAGGGCGATCTTGAAGCCAACGCTGCTGGACGAGGAACAGTAGTAGGCATCCGCCTGCACATCCAGGGTCAGCGATAGTCCCAACGACTCCCCTGTTCCTTGGGCTCTTCGAGGGTACAGAGGATTATCCCCATCCGGCTGAAAGCCTCGCTTGCGATATCCCATCTCCGCATGCCAATTGACAGCATGGAATCCCTCAGGCAGACTTATATTCCGATGCGAGTAGGGAACTCTTCAGGGGATAATTATCATAAAAAGACTGAATTTTTTAGTAAGTGTATCGGAGTGTTTTATGCTCCCTTCTTATCTACCTTTTTAAAAAGCTGAAACCAAAGACATAGCACAGGGTTCGCAACTGACAAAAAGCGGGCTCCAAAGTTCTCATGCATTTTGGAAAAGGTTGGAGCCCAAAAGTGTGCTTCGCAAACAGCTTTTTCCAAAGCTTAATCTTACTGGGTGTTGGCGAAATGaaagaactgaactgaactgaataTATCATAAGCTTAACTGAGCATAGTGTTTCCCACCTTTTCCGGTACATAAACCTGGGATGCAGCATATTGAAAACACAGCATAGACCTTCATCGGTCACGATGGGGTGAAATAAGCGTGCACATTCGTAATCATCGGCGCCAAAACGACAGTGAATAACCATTGATTTGCAGGGCTGTGAGATCtgcattaa contains:
- the LOC122623205 gene encoding nucleolar complex protein 4 homolog B; amino-acid sequence: MKRLAVSVDGDTRESLAKKQLQSKANSLLNAQNVDIKTLKGFVQLLKDTPDNMPAGEVMNTLEVIFKNLLKRKAIEGNEKQGLKIQELYEETWLLLMENLLVDSESSGALKVCMQLIKVEAKHPIAPKKGWPVHRIRGILETLINGDATPTTALTNYGKYCKNLDVLEITLKLLKSLVPSEDFKDSPIKAMNFLSIVNLLDMGKSVLSTADYHVESAKNQSFNYEENRKRLNELWLTIMAKGNEVDEKLHRQILVVLLERVINHLEDPIQLTDFLMDSLHQFDGPIALLALQGIFTLMQKQNITYPDVYEKLYNMFYPRMFYNKYKARLFYLADIFLTSTHLPENLVAAFVKRLARLALQSPTEDAVIMIRFVCNLLLRHTGLQKLIRASHAADEVSDPYNETETDPVKSNAINSSLWEITLLQKHVVPEVANAARFINSSLPVIEFDLAPLLDRKECNIFDDELQSKAKQFALNYERPTNLALPKNEFVTKYWDLI
- the LOC122623203 gene encoding pickpocket protein 28, whose amino-acid sequence is MRVPRNRQKAFLASQQKRPTTQPFRITLSTWRRILSRNTDEFCRNTTIHGLKYINNSKLRSSDRLFFGIALLVVLALAIYLIQDAFDKWTTNPVIVGIDPELTSIANEPFPAVTICNLNQAQAERVENLSNDSVEFAMLQLLCRRKVDVDMVKSNDSRWEEFILNISQPCKSMVIHCRFGADDYECARLFHPIVTDEGLCCVFNMLHPRFMYRKRVPYSHRNISLPEGFHAVNWHAEMGYRKRGFQPDGDNPLYPRRAQGTGESLGLSLTLDVQADAYYCSSSSSVGFKIALHSPNESPNVRETGVLLAPGMETKLRIDPTKIVTEKHLRNVDRRSRRCLFHNELKLRWFAHYTQRNCVAECLSGWLIRHCGCVTFYMPRLNANDTICPPHKRECVELIRFRTIVAMESCLDECLPSCFDLTFTATAYSTRISHDGFRETSSNGGWNFTDSYVERSVAVVNMYFKDPTFRANKQTEFIGFSDFLSGVGGLMGLFLGFSFLSIAECVYFALIRPCRTCSEIRQLNQPKVHQMNLKKSPTPGNIRYISAANWFQAELAHQQPNNRQHFNPA